ACTGCTGATACATCTGAAGGTTCTAAAGGACAATATGGATGGGGTGGAGCTGCAAGCACATATTTTTGGATAGATCCACAGGTAGACTTGATTTGTATATTTATGACCCAGTTTGTACCTTCATATACTTATGACATAAGGAATGAATTAAAACGGATAGTTTATTCTATTAGCTAAAATAAACTTTTAGATTGTCCACCATCTACGTTTATCGAAGTCCCAGTAATTAGGTCTGCATTATTTGATGCCAAGAACGTCGCCAAGTCTGCTACAGGTTCAGGCCAGCCAAATTTTCCCATAGGGAGGTTATTTTTAATAAAATCTTCAACAAATTCTTTTGTATTTTCTTTTTGAAATCGCTCCCATCGTCCACCTTCAAAATAAATTGAACCTGGGGCGATAGTGTTTACAGTAATCCCTGTGCCAGCTAAATCTAAAGCAAGGTGTTTTGACATCGATATTAAAGCTGACTTTGTGGCCATATATGTTAATCCACCTCCATATTCGCGTCCATAAATTGAAGAAATATTGATTATTCTTCCCCAAGATTTATTTTTCATATCTGGTAAACATAGGCGGATTAGTTGTACTCCTGATAGAAGGTTTAGATCAAACGTGTTTTTCCAATCTTCATCTGTAGTTGTATCAAAAGTTCTTCCAGTAGATCCTCCCACATTATTTATAAGGATATCAATGGGGCCAATAGATTTGACCGTTGCGCTATATGCTTCATTTGTACCTTCGTTAGTCGTAACATCAGCTTCTATACCTAATACTTTTACGCCTAGATTTGTTAACTTTTTTTCTGCAGATTTTATTTCTTCTTTATTACGAGCACAGATTCCTATATTACATCCCTCTTTAGCAAGGGCTGACGCAATAAAAAACCCCAATCCTTTTGAAGCACCAGTAATAAGTGCTGTTTTATTTTTAATTCCGAGTTCCATATGATTCCTTACTCTGTTGATCTTTTTACAGGATTGCTTAAAGTACCAATTCCAGTTATTTCTATATCTACCACATCGCCGTCTTTTATATCGATAGGAACATCATCTGTTCCCATCCATACAACATCTCCTGGATGTAACGTTAAGTATTTTGTCATATTGCAAAGATATTCTGTAATTCCAAATATCATATTATTTGTTTTAAATTGATCTTGAATTTCGTTATTTACTTTCACAGTAGTGGTCATATCTTCTGGGTTAACATCAGTTTCTATCCAAGGCC
The window above is part of the SAR202 cluster bacterium genome. Proteins encoded here:
- a CDS encoding SDR family oxidoreductase — its product is MELGIKNKTALITGASKGLGFFIASALAKEGCNIGICARNKEEIKSAEKKLTNLGVKVLGIEADVTTNEGTNEAYSATVKSIGPIDILINNVGGSTGRTFDTTTDEDWKNTFDLNLLSGVQLIRLCLPDMKNKSWGRIINISSIYGREYGGGLTYMATKSALISMSKHLALDLAGTGITVNTIAPGSIYFEGGRWERFQKENTKEFVEDFIKNNLPMGKFGWPEPVADLATFLASNNADLITGTSINVDGGQSKSLF